One region of Corvus moneduloides isolate bCorMon1 chromosome 1, bCorMon1.pri, whole genome shotgun sequence genomic DNA includes:
- the OSGIN2 gene encoding oxidative stress-induced growth inhibitor 2 isoform X1, with the protein MPVWCCRCSLAGHFRTYSGTETEGQLLNSFVQYFGDSLGRKIKRMPLIEETVLPGDSLLTLPVVIIGNGPSGICLSYLLSGYRPYLSPEAIHPNPILHTKLEEARHLSIVDQDLEYLSEGLEGRSSNPVAVLFDTLLHPDADFGYDYPPVLHWKLEQHNYIPHIVLGKGPPGGAWHSMEGSMLTISFGDWMELPGLSFKEWAASKRRNIKSDRVMPEEIACYYKNYVKVMGLQKNFRDNVYITSVSRLYREKDDEGSSQQNEDISTQHLEMEDGQKSLIKRNWEVRGYQRATDGSHVPFCLFAENVALATGTFDSPGRLQVEGEDFPFVLHSMSDFGAAISKGKLRGKADPVLIVGAGLTAADAVLCAYNNNIPVVHVFRRRVTDTSLIFKQLPKKLYPEYHKVYHMMCTQSHTMDSNQHSAYTSFPEHNVLSFKPEMKCVLQSASGLKKILKFSVALVLIGSHPNLFFLKDQGHSIGHHSNQPITCKGNPIEIDPYTYECTKEANLFALGPLVGDNFVRFLKGGALGIARCLAIRQKKKHELIESEDGGGDGVP; encoded by the exons ATGCCCGTGTGGTGCTGCCGCTGCTCCCTGGCCGGTCACTTCAG AACTTACAGCGGCACTGAAACTGAAGGACAGCTTTTGAATTCCTTTGTTCAGTACTTTGGTGACAGCCTTGGGAGGAAGATTAAAAGAATGCCTTTAATTGAAGAAACTGTTCTGCCTGGGGACTCCCTTCTTACTCTGCCTGTAGTAATAATAG gaAATGGACCTTCAGGAATTTGCCTTTCTTACCTGCTCTCTGGATACAGGCCATATTTGTCTCCTGAAGCTATACACCCAAACCCCATTCTACATACAAAATTAGAAGAAGCTCGACATCTTTCCATTGTTGATCAA GATCTGGAGTACCTGTCAGAAGGCCTTGAAGGACGCTCCTCAAACCCAGTTGCAGTGCTTTTCGATACGTTGCTTCACCCTGATGCTGACTTTGGCTATGACTACCCACCTGTTCTGCACTGGAAGTTAGAACAGCATAATTATATTCCCCACATAGTGCTTGGAAAAGGACCACCTGGGGGGGCTTGGCAT TCCATGGAAGGCTCTATGCTAACCATCAGTTTTGGAGACTGGATGGAATTGCCTGGCCTCAGCTTTAAGGAGTGGGCAGCTAGCAAACGCAG aaatataAAGAGTGATCGAGTAATGCCAGAGGAAATAGCTTGTTATTATAAAAACTATGTTAAAGTCATGGGCCTCCAAAAGAATTTCAGAGACAATGTTTATATAACATCAGTGTCCAGGCTTTACCGAGAAAAGGATGATGAAGGTAGCAGTCAACAAAATGAGGATATTTCAACACAGCATTTGGAAATGGAAGATGGACAGAAATCACTTATTAAGAGAAACTGGGAAGTCAGAGGTTATCAGCGAGCAACAGATGGTTCTCATGTGCCCTTCTGCCTCTTTGCTGAGAATGTGGCTCTTGCAACTGGCACCTTTGATTCTCCTGGCCGACTGCAAGTTGAAGGAGAAGACTTTCCTTTTGTCCTCCATTCCATGTCTGACTTCGGAGCTGCAATCAGCAAAGGAAAGTTACGTGGGAAGGCAGACCCTGTGTTGATTGTGGGTGCTGGACTAACAGCAGCTGATGCAGTACTATGTGCCTATAACAACAACATCCCAGTAGTCCATGTGTTTCGTAGAAGAGTTACCGATACAAGCCTAATTTTCAAACAGTTACCTAAAAAGCTTTACCCTGAATACCATAAGGTCTATCATATGATGTGTACTCAGTCTCATACCATGGACTCTAATCAACATTCTGCTTACACTAGTTTCCCTGAACACAATGTACTTTCCTTCAAGcctgaaatgaaatgtgttCTTCAGAGCGCCTCCGGactgaagaaaattttgaagtttTCTGTAGCCTTAGTTCTGATAGGTTCTCACccaaatcttttctttttaaaggaccAAGGACATAGCATAGGTCATCACTCTAATCAGCCTATCACATGCAAGGGGAATCCTATAGAGATTGATCCATACACTTACGAATGCACTAAAGAAGCCAACCTCTTTGCTTTAGGGCCTCTGGTGGGAGACAACTTTGTACGGTTTTTAAAAGGAGGTGCACTGGGCATTGCACGATGCTTGGCAATaagacaaaagaagaaacatgaaTTGATTGAAAGTGAGGATGGAGGAGGTGATGGGGTACCATAA
- the OSGIN2 gene encoding oxidative stress-induced growth inhibitor 2 isoform X2: protein MPLIEETVLPGDSLLTLPVVIIGNGPSGICLSYLLSGYRPYLSPEAIHPNPILHTKLEEARHLSIVDQDLEYLSEGLEGRSSNPVAVLFDTLLHPDADFGYDYPPVLHWKLEQHNYIPHIVLGKGPPGGAWHSMEGSMLTISFGDWMELPGLSFKEWAASKRRNIKSDRVMPEEIACYYKNYVKVMGLQKNFRDNVYITSVSRLYREKDDEGSSQQNEDISTQHLEMEDGQKSLIKRNWEVRGYQRATDGSHVPFCLFAENVALATGTFDSPGRLQVEGEDFPFVLHSMSDFGAAISKGKLRGKADPVLIVGAGLTAADAVLCAYNNNIPVVHVFRRRVTDTSLIFKQLPKKLYPEYHKVYHMMCTQSHTMDSNQHSAYTSFPEHNVLSFKPEMKCVLQSASGLKKILKFSVALVLIGSHPNLFFLKDQGHSIGHHSNQPITCKGNPIEIDPYTYECTKEANLFALGPLVGDNFVRFLKGGALGIARCLAIRQKKKHELIESEDGGGDGVP from the exons ATGCCTTTAATTGAAGAAACTGTTCTGCCTGGGGACTCCCTTCTTACTCTGCCTGTAGTAATAATAG gaAATGGACCTTCAGGAATTTGCCTTTCTTACCTGCTCTCTGGATACAGGCCATATTTGTCTCCTGAAGCTATACACCCAAACCCCATTCTACATACAAAATTAGAAGAAGCTCGACATCTTTCCATTGTTGATCAA GATCTGGAGTACCTGTCAGAAGGCCTTGAAGGACGCTCCTCAAACCCAGTTGCAGTGCTTTTCGATACGTTGCTTCACCCTGATGCTGACTTTGGCTATGACTACCCACCTGTTCTGCACTGGAAGTTAGAACAGCATAATTATATTCCCCACATAGTGCTTGGAAAAGGACCACCTGGGGGGGCTTGGCAT TCCATGGAAGGCTCTATGCTAACCATCAGTTTTGGAGACTGGATGGAATTGCCTGGCCTCAGCTTTAAGGAGTGGGCAGCTAGCAAACGCAG aaatataAAGAGTGATCGAGTAATGCCAGAGGAAATAGCTTGTTATTATAAAAACTATGTTAAAGTCATGGGCCTCCAAAAGAATTTCAGAGACAATGTTTATATAACATCAGTGTCCAGGCTTTACCGAGAAAAGGATGATGAAGGTAGCAGTCAACAAAATGAGGATATTTCAACACAGCATTTGGAAATGGAAGATGGACAGAAATCACTTATTAAGAGAAACTGGGAAGTCAGAGGTTATCAGCGAGCAACAGATGGTTCTCATGTGCCCTTCTGCCTCTTTGCTGAGAATGTGGCTCTTGCAACTGGCACCTTTGATTCTCCTGGCCGACTGCAAGTTGAAGGAGAAGACTTTCCTTTTGTCCTCCATTCCATGTCTGACTTCGGAGCTGCAATCAGCAAAGGAAAGTTACGTGGGAAGGCAGACCCTGTGTTGATTGTGGGTGCTGGACTAACAGCAGCTGATGCAGTACTATGTGCCTATAACAACAACATCCCAGTAGTCCATGTGTTTCGTAGAAGAGTTACCGATACAAGCCTAATTTTCAAACAGTTACCTAAAAAGCTTTACCCTGAATACCATAAGGTCTATCATATGATGTGTACTCAGTCTCATACCATGGACTCTAATCAACATTCTGCTTACACTAGTTTCCCTGAACACAATGTACTTTCCTTCAAGcctgaaatgaaatgtgttCTTCAGAGCGCCTCCGGactgaagaaaattttgaagtttTCTGTAGCCTTAGTTCTGATAGGTTCTCACccaaatcttttctttttaaaggaccAAGGACATAGCATAGGTCATCACTCTAATCAGCCTATCACATGCAAGGGGAATCCTATAGAGATTGATCCATACACTTACGAATGCACTAAAGAAGCCAACCTCTTTGCTTTAGGGCCTCTGGTGGGAGACAACTTTGTACGGTTTTTAAAAGGAGGTGCACTGGGCATTGCACGATGCTTGGCAATaagacaaaagaagaaacatgaaTTGATTGAAAGTGAGGATGGAGGAGGTGATGGGGTACCATAA